Proteins encoded within one genomic window of Spiroplasma endosymbiont of Agriotes lineatus:
- a CDS encoding IS3 family transposase — MNYRDTEFWTGPLIYNNIRIHGSLNYLTPVEFRKWQST; from the coding sequence ATGAATTATCGAGACACAGAATTTTGGACAGGCCCATTGATTTACAACAATATTCGAATTCACGGCAGCTTAAATTATTTAACACCCGTTGAATTTAGGAAATGGCAGTCTACATAA
- the lysS gene encoding lysine--tRNA ligase yields MSRKFSEQEVVRRAKLEQLVKANHNPFDISKVERTHNTAEFKKQYDVYSKEQLQGKTDVVIIGGRIRALRTAGKAIFANVQDQDDQIQVYLRLDEVSKEEFLSFQQLDLGDIISATGRAMKTQVGELTLRLISFQLLSKALKSLPDKHDGLKDTEERYRRRYVDLIVNEEVKAVFIKRTQILNLIRQYLQARDYLEVETPVLQPILGGATAKPFKTHHNTLDMSFYLRVAPELYLKKLLVGGFEKVFEIGRLFRNEGISAKHNPEFTTIEIYVAYQDMNFMMQLTEDLIGYLAKEILSNSEITYNHQKINFGQWNKMSMVEAIKNVSGIEFNREMTLVQAQKLAKEHKILLEKHHHVIGHIINAFFEQLVEKTLIQPSFIYGYPLEVSPLAKKSCTDERFTDRFELFIGGREYANGYSELNDPIDQYNRFEQQLALRDLGDEEANEMDLDFVEALEYGMPPAGGLGIGIDRLVMLLTEQSSIKDVLLFPHMRIKE; encoded by the coding sequence ATGTCAAGAAAATTTTCAGAACAGGAAGTTGTGCGACGCGCTAAGTTAGAACAATTAGTAAAAGCGAACCATAATCCGTTTGATATTTCTAAGGTAGAGCGAACTCATAATACTGCTGAATTTAAAAAACAATATGATGTGTATAGTAAAGAACAATTGCAAGGAAAAACAGATGTGGTTATTATTGGCGGAAGAATTAGGGCTTTAAGAACTGCCGGGAAAGCAATTTTTGCTAATGTTCAAGATCAAGATGATCAAATTCAAGTTTATCTTCGTCTTGATGAAGTTTCTAAGGAAGAATTTCTTAGTTTTCAACAATTAGATTTGGGAGATATCATTAGTGCTACTGGTAGAGCAATGAAAACACAAGTTGGAGAATTGACTTTAAGACTAATATCGTTTCAATTACTTAGTAAGGCATTAAAATCATTACCCGATAAACACGATGGGTTGAAGGATACCGAAGAACGATATCGTCGCAGATATGTTGATTTGATTGTTAATGAAGAAGTTAAAGCAGTATTTATTAAAAGAACGCAAATATTGAATTTAATTCGTCAATATTTACAAGCAAGAGACTATTTAGAGGTGGAAACGCCAGTTTTACAACCAATATTAGGTGGTGCAACAGCGAAACCTTTTAAAACGCATCATAATACTTTGGATATGTCGTTTTATTTACGAGTTGCCCCCGAATTATATTTAAAAAAACTTCTTGTTGGTGGTTTTGAAAAAGTATTTGAAATTGGACGATTGTTTCGTAATGAAGGCATTTCAGCAAAACATAATCCTGAGTTTACCACGATTGAAATTTATGTTGCTTATCAGGATATGAATTTTATGATGCAGTTGACTGAAGATTTAATTGGTTATTTAGCTAAGGAAATTTTGTCTAATAGCGAAATAACTTACAATCATCAAAAAATTAATTTTGGGCAATGAAATAAAATGAGTATGGTGGAAGCAATTAAAAATGTTAGTGGGATAGAATTTAATCGCGAAATGACATTAGTTCAAGCGCAAAAGTTAGCTAAAGAACATAAGATACTTTTAGAAAAGCATCATCATGTGATTGGTCATATCATTAATGCGTTTTTTGAACAATTAGTTGAAAAAACTTTAATTCAACCATCATTTATTTATGGATACCCGCTAGAAGTGTCGCCATTAGCGAAAAAGAGTTGCACTGATGAACGGTTTACTGATCGTTTTGAACTATTTATTGGGGGCAGAGAGTATGCTAATGGTTATTCCGAGTTAAACGATCCTATTGACCAATATAATCGTTTTGAACAACAGTTAGCATTAAGAGATTTAGGTGATGAGGAAGCTAATGAAATGGATTTAGACTTTGTTGAAGCCTTAGAATATGGGATGCCGCCAGCTGGTGGTTTGGGGATTGGTATTGACCGCTTAGTAATGTTATTAACTGAACAATCATCAATCAAAGATGTGTTATTATTTCCTCATATGCGAATTAAAGAATAA